One Micromonospora sp. WMMD1120 genomic region harbors:
- a CDS encoding diacylglycerol kinase family protein — protein MPHTGAVDAGQDRRPAGGDGGLRSAVVVNPSKVDDLDELRRTVDDALTAAGWPAPQWHETTVDDPGRGQTEQAVKDGVDLVFACGGDGTVMSCVSGLVGTDVALAVLPQGTGNLLAANLGLSTDLAAGLQVAVERGRRLLDVGAVEDKYFTVMAGMGFDAQMLAATNETTKARIGWPAYVVGAARHLRDRPMRVQIRIDDRPPVRRRARSVLIANVGRLQGGVTLLTEAEPDDGWLDVAVLTPRSLRHWLALGWAVIRRSGQVPRLEVFRGRRVVVTSNRAQPRELDGDLIAPGRQLRAEVRPRALWLCVPQPEEAPDLAVDAEGAGERGEQLIEEARRE, from the coding sequence ATGCCGCACACTGGCGCCGTGGATGCTGGACAGGACAGGCGGCCCGCGGGCGGTGACGGTGGGCTGCGCTCCGCCGTGGTGGTCAACCCGTCGAAGGTCGACGATCTCGACGAGCTGCGCCGCACCGTCGACGACGCCCTCACCGCGGCCGGCTGGCCCGCGCCGCAGTGGCACGAGACGACAGTCGACGACCCGGGCCGGGGGCAGACCGAGCAGGCCGTCAAGGACGGCGTCGACCTGGTCTTCGCCTGTGGCGGCGACGGCACCGTGATGTCCTGCGTCAGCGGGTTGGTCGGCACCGACGTCGCCCTCGCCGTGCTGCCGCAGGGCACCGGCAACCTGCTCGCCGCCAACCTCGGGCTCTCCACCGACCTGGCCGCCGGGTTGCAGGTCGCCGTCGAGCGCGGTCGACGGCTGCTCGACGTCGGCGCCGTGGAGGACAAATACTTCACGGTGATGGCCGGCATGGGCTTCGACGCGCAGATGCTCGCCGCCACCAACGAGACCACCAAGGCCCGCATCGGCTGGCCGGCGTACGTGGTGGGCGCCGCCCGTCACCTACGGGACCGGCCGATGCGGGTGCAGATCCGGATCGACGACCGCCCGCCGGTCCGCCGACGGGCGCGCTCGGTTCTGATCGCCAACGTCGGCCGGCTCCAGGGCGGGGTGACCCTGCTGACCGAGGCCGAACCGGACGACGGCTGGCTCGACGTCGCCGTGCTCACCCCGCGCAGTCTGCGACACTGGCTCGCGCTCGGCTGGGCGGTGATCCGCCGCAGCGGTCAGGTGCCCCGGCTGGAGGTGTTCCGCGGCCGGCGGGTCGTGGTCACCAGCAACCGGGCCCAGCCCCGCGAGCTGGACGGCGACCTGATCGCCCCCGGCCGGCAGCTCCGGGCCGAGGTCCGCCCGCGGGCGCTCTGGCTCTGCGTCCCGCAGCCCGAGGAGGCCCCGGACCTGGCCGTCGACGCCGAGGGTGCCGGGGAGCGGGGCGAGCAGCTGATCGAGGAAGCGCGCCGTGAGTAG
- a CDS encoding multidrug efflux SMR transporter, producing MAYVLLGIAILAEVLATSLIKSTAGFTRLWPTLGCLTGYALAFLLLAQAVREIPVGVAYALWSGLGTATIVAIGAVFLGESVGPVKLTGIALIIAGVVIVNLTGEH from the coding sequence ATGGCGTACGTGCTGCTGGGGATCGCCATCCTCGCCGAGGTGTTGGCGACCAGCCTGATCAAGAGCACCGCCGGCTTCACCCGCCTCTGGCCGACGCTGGGCTGCCTGACCGGGTACGCGCTGGCGTTCCTCCTGCTGGCCCAGGCCGTCCGGGAGATACCGGTGGGCGTCGCGTACGCCCTCTGGTCGGGCCTGGGCACCGCGACGATCGTCGCGATCGGGGCGGTGTTCCTCGGCGAGTCGGTGGGCCCGGTCAAGCTCACCGGCATCGCTCTGATCATCGCCGGGGTGGTCATCGTGAACCTGACCGGGGAGCACTGA
- a CDS encoding endonuclease/exonuclease/phosphatase family protein, whose amino-acid sequence MLRVMTWNIRTGGRDRGGVDRLDGVVRVVDAQAPDVLALQELRGFDSDGLMADVADRVGMTPHLARSCVGQPVAVLVRPPYRLLDAGTLRRPFHHAAARVVVATAAGPLTVLGAHLYPYSGGRRQMEVDWLVAALRRAPGPLTLVAGDLNSLDPAVDHTARLAGLPALYRRRHLRRRGGAVDTRAVARLLDAGLVDLWPARNADAPEADGHTVPTGLGGAEFAGMRLDYLLASPALAQRAGACRVVRDDGAGTASDHYPVIADLDLAAG is encoded by the coding sequence GTGCTGCGGGTGATGACCTGGAACATCCGCACCGGCGGCCGGGATCGCGGCGGCGTCGACCGGCTGGACGGGGTGGTCCGGGTCGTCGACGCGCAGGCGCCGGACGTGCTGGCCCTCCAGGAGCTGCGGGGCTTCGACAGTGACGGGCTGATGGCCGACGTGGCGGACCGGGTGGGGATGACACCCCACCTGGCCCGGTCGTGCGTCGGGCAACCGGTGGCGGTGCTGGTCCGGCCGCCGTACCGGCTCCTCGACGCGGGGACGCTGCGCCGGCCGTTCCACCACGCCGCCGCCCGCGTGGTGGTGGCCACCGCCGCCGGGCCGCTGACCGTGCTCGGCGCCCACCTATATCCGTACTCCGGTGGCCGTCGGCAGATGGAGGTCGACTGGCTGGTCGCCGCGCTGCGCCGCGCCCCGGGGCCGCTGACCCTCGTCGCCGGTGACCTCAACTCGCTCGACCCGGCTGTCGACCACACCGCCCGGCTCGCCGGTCTGCCCGCCCTGTACCGGCGGCGGCACCTGCGCCGACGCGGCGGCGCGGTGGACACCCGCGCGGTCGCCCGACTGCTCGACGCCGGTCTGGTCGACCTCTGGCCCGCCCGCAACGCCGACGCGCCGGAGGCCGACGGTCACACAGTGCCGACCGGCCTGGGTGGGGCCGAGTTCGCCGGGATGCGGCTCGACTACCTGCTCGCCAGCCCGGCGTTGGCGCAGCGGGCCGGCGCCTGCCGGGTGGTCCGCGACGACGGGGCCGGCACCGCGTCCGACCACTACCCCGTCATAGCCGACCTGGACCTCGCCGCCGGCTGA
- a CDS encoding phosphatase PAP2 family protein, with product MTAVKEVARRPIGHFAERSIAGLLAVTGAGVAFGLLLLLVRTRWSPLQDADHALAEWFNGLVAPHHALVTVLQAVTDLGGRPILIWLVTIAVVGLLIRRQPRLAVYLIITGVGGLILDPSLKTLVGRLRPVVDVPIASAPGNSFPSGHALGSFVAYGALLLVFLPAMAPRWRKPAIVGVGVLVALIGLTRIALGVHFVSDVVAAWLLGAAWLGVTAYAFRLWRRERGRPVPPLTEGLEPEAGHDIAPAPAEEHVLAHPRSAVAELLVGWVLVFGALYGFGMYVSYHAKGTFLDTLDTDVPRWFADRHTDALTEVSWWWSKFGDTHAILLISLVFCPLVLAVWRRWRPVLFVALAMVGELTLFLASARAVDRPRPAVENLDGPMPTSSFPSGHIAATICVWLAITLIVFPRTDRWWRWIFVGLAVLMPVGVATSRMYRGMHHPTDFMGAILLSALWIGLLYFVVRPNADLAEGNRPAIESEDVDTLDDELARAGRPG from the coding sequence ATGACCGCGGTCAAAGAGGTGGCGCGGCGTCCGATCGGTCATTTCGCCGAGCGGAGCATCGCCGGTCTGCTGGCGGTCACCGGCGCCGGGGTGGCCTTCGGCCTGCTCCTGCTGCTGGTCCGGACGCGGTGGAGCCCCCTGCAGGACGCCGACCACGCGCTCGCCGAGTGGTTCAACGGGCTCGTCGCCCCGCACCACGCGCTGGTCACCGTCCTCCAGGCGGTCACCGACCTGGGCGGCCGGCCGATCCTCATCTGGTTGGTCACCATCGCCGTGGTCGGGCTGCTGATCCGGCGTCAGCCCCGGCTCGCCGTCTACCTGATCATCACCGGCGTCGGCGGCCTGATCCTGGACCCGTCCCTGAAGACGCTCGTCGGCCGACTCCGCCCGGTGGTGGACGTGCCGATCGCCAGCGCGCCGGGCAACAGCTTCCCGAGCGGGCACGCGCTCGGCTCGTTCGTCGCGTACGGGGCGCTGCTGCTGGTGTTCCTCCCGGCGATGGCGCCGCGCTGGCGTAAGCCGGCGATCGTCGGAGTGGGCGTGCTGGTTGCCCTCATCGGCCTGACCCGGATCGCGCTGGGCGTGCACTTCGTCTCCGACGTGGTGGCCGCCTGGCTGCTCGGCGCCGCCTGGCTGGGCGTCACCGCGTACGCGTTCCGGCTGTGGCGTCGCGAGCGGGGCCGGCCGGTGCCGCCGCTGACCGAGGGCCTGGAGCCGGAGGCGGGCCACGACATCGCCCCGGCCCCGGCCGAGGAGCACGTGCTGGCCCATCCCCGCTCGGCGGTGGCCGAGCTGCTGGTCGGCTGGGTGCTCGTCTTCGGCGCCCTCTACGGCTTCGGCATGTACGTCAGTTACCACGCCAAGGGCACCTTCCTCGACACCCTCGACACCGACGTGCCGCGCTGGTTCGCCGACCGGCACACCGACGCGTTGACCGAGGTGAGCTGGTGGTGGAGCAAGTTCGGTGACACCCACGCCATCCTGCTGATCTCGCTGGTGTTCTGCCCGCTGGTGCTGGCGGTGTGGCGGCGCTGGCGGCCGGTGCTCTTCGTGGCGCTGGCGATGGTGGGTGAGCTGACCCTCTTCCTCGCCTCCGCGCGAGCCGTCGACCGGCCCCGCCCGGCCGTGGAGAACCTGGACGGTCCGATGCCCACCTCGTCGTTCCCGTCCGGACACATCGCCGCCACGATCTGCGTCTGGTTGGCGATCACCCTCATCGTGTTCCCGCGTACCGACCGCTGGTGGCGGTGGATCTTCGTGGGGCTGGCCGTGCTCATGCCGGTCGGGGTGGCCACCTCCCGGATGTACCGGGGGATGCACCACCCGACCGACTTCATGGGCGCGATCCTGCTCTCGGCGCTCTGGATCGGGCTGCTCTACTTCGTCGTTCGTCCGAACGCCGACCTCGCCGAGGGCAACCGGCCGGCCATCGAGTCGGAGGACGTGGACACCCTCGACGACGAGCTGGCGCGGGCCGGCCGACCCGGCTGA
- a CDS encoding TIGR03557 family F420-dependent LLM class oxidoreductase: MVNVGYTLMCEQAGPKQLVDHAVRAEAAGFDQLVMSDHYYPWLDSQGHSPYAWSVLGAVAHATSRAELMSFVTCPIRRYHPAVIAQKASTVGVLSDGRFTLGLGAGENLNEHVVGGWPHVQQRHEMFEEALQIIRPLLNGETLTFSGNHFDVPDAYVWDRPERPVPMAVAASGRQSATLAADYGNGIIATEPDRHIIEMYDDAGGAGQPRYGQVAICYGPDEAECRKIVHDQFRWFGMGWKVNADLPGPESFAAATQFVREEDVAEGITCGPDVDAHVEAFRKYVDAGFTHVAIIQVGGDGQPMFLDWAQDQLLPRLREL; encoded by the coding sequence ATGGTCAACGTCGGCTACACCCTGATGTGCGAGCAGGCCGGTCCCAAGCAGCTGGTGGACCACGCGGTGAGGGCCGAGGCGGCCGGCTTCGACCAATTGGTGATGTCCGACCACTACTACCCCTGGCTGGACTCGCAGGGCCACTCCCCGTACGCCTGGTCGGTGCTCGGCGCGGTCGCCCACGCCACCTCCCGCGCGGAGCTGATGTCCTTCGTGACCTGCCCGATCCGCCGCTACCACCCGGCGGTCATCGCGCAGAAGGCCAGCACCGTAGGGGTGCTCTCGGACGGTCGGTTCACCCTCGGCCTGGGCGCCGGGGAGAACCTGAACGAGCACGTGGTCGGCGGCTGGCCACACGTGCAGCAGCGGCACGAGATGTTCGAGGAGGCGTTGCAGATCATCCGACCGCTGCTCAACGGCGAGACGCTGACCTTCTCCGGCAACCACTTCGACGTGCCCGACGCCTACGTCTGGGACCGTCCCGAGCGGCCGGTGCCGATGGCCGTCGCCGCGTCCGGTCGGCAGTCCGCGACGCTCGCCGCCGACTACGGCAACGGCATCATCGCCACCGAGCCCGACCGGCACATCATCGAGATGTACGACGACGCCGGCGGCGCCGGCCAGCCCCGGTACGGGCAGGTGGCCATCTGCTACGGGCCGGACGAGGCGGAGTGCCGCAAGATCGTGCACGACCAGTTCCGCTGGTTCGGGATGGGTTGGAAGGTCAACGCCGACCTGCCCGGCCCGGAGTCCTTCGCCGCCGCCACCCAGTTCGTCAGGGAGGAGGACGTCGCCGAGGGCATCACCTGCGGCCCGGACGTCGACGCGCACGTCGAGGCGTTCCGCAAGTACGTCGACGCGGGCTTCACGCACGTGGCGATCATCCAGGTCGGCGGGGACGGCCAGCCCATGTTCCTGGATTGGGCGCAGGACCAGTTGCTGCCCCGGCTGCGCGAACTGTGA
- a CDS encoding sigma-70 family RNA polymerase sigma factor, translating to MTVDTHVEDLLRDLAPQVLGVLTRRFGDFATAEDAVQEALLAAATQWPTEGLPANPRGWLIQVGYRRMIELVRGEQARRRREDLVARQDPDDRRYASPADEELTAERDDTLVLLFLCCHPALAPASAVALTLRAVGGLSTAEIARAFLVPEATMAQRISRAKHRITTSGLPFRMPEPAERAERLAAVRQVLYLVFTEGHTSTTGPDLRRVDLAAEAIRLTRALHTMLPDDSESAGLLALMLLTEARGPARTGPSGELISLADQDRSRWDAAAIDEGVALVTRALPRGPVGPYQVQAAIAALHDEAPNTEQTDWPQILALYEVLERLAGTPVVALNRAVATAMVHGPAAGLAALDALADDPRLAGQHRLAAARAHLHEMAGDRARAIVDYRDAAARTSSRPEQLYLTMRAARLAAGSGPG from the coding sequence CTGACCGTCGACACCCACGTCGAGGACCTGCTGCGCGATCTGGCGCCGCAGGTCCTCGGCGTGCTCACCCGCCGCTTCGGCGACTTCGCCACCGCCGAGGACGCCGTACAGGAGGCGCTGCTCGCCGCCGCCACGCAGTGGCCGACCGAGGGACTGCCGGCGAACCCGCGGGGTTGGCTGATCCAGGTCGGCTACCGCCGGATGATCGAACTGGTCCGCGGCGAGCAGGCCCGCCGCCGCCGCGAGGACCTGGTCGCCCGGCAGGACCCGGACGACCGGCGGTACGCCTCCCCGGCGGACGAGGAGCTGACCGCCGAGCGGGACGACACACTGGTGCTGCTCTTCCTCTGCTGCCACCCGGCGCTCGCCCCGGCGTCGGCGGTCGCGCTGACCCTGCGCGCCGTCGGTGGCCTGAGCACCGCCGAGATCGCCCGCGCGTTCCTGGTGCCGGAGGCGACAATGGCGCAGCGGATCAGCCGCGCCAAGCACCGCATCACGACCTCCGGGCTGCCGTTCCGGATGCCCGAGCCGGCGGAGCGCGCCGAACGGTTGGCGGCCGTCCGCCAGGTGCTCTACCTGGTCTTCACCGAGGGGCACACCAGCACCACCGGCCCGGACCTGCGCCGGGTCGACCTCGCGGCGGAGGCCATCCGGTTGACCCGTGCGCTGCACACGATGCTGCCCGACGACAGCGAGTCGGCGGGTCTGCTGGCGCTGATGCTGCTCACCGAGGCACGCGGGCCGGCGCGGACCGGGCCGTCCGGTGAGCTGATCTCGCTGGCCGACCAGGACCGGAGCCGCTGGGACGCGGCGGCGATCGACGAGGGCGTCGCCCTCGTCACCCGGGCGCTCCCGCGCGGACCGGTCGGCCCGTACCAGGTGCAGGCCGCCATCGCCGCGCTGCACGACGAGGCGCCGAACACCGAGCAGACCGACTGGCCGCAGATCCTGGCGCTCTACGAGGTGCTGGAACGCCTGGCCGGCACTCCGGTGGTGGCCCTCAACCGGGCCGTCGCGACCGCCATGGTGCACGGGCCGGCCGCCGGACTGGCCGCCCTCGACGCGCTCGCCGACGACCCACGACTGGCCGGCCAGCACCGGCTCGCCGCCGCTCGCGCCCACCTGCACGAGATGGCCGGCGACCGGGCGCGGGCGATCGTCGACTACCGGGACGCCGCCGCGCGGACGAGCAGCCGTCCGGAACAGCTCTACCTCACCATGCGGGCGGCCCGCCTCGCCGCCGGATCAGGCCCCGGCTGA
- a CDS encoding YihY/virulence factor BrkB family protein: MSSTRIVPETRLMADEELSADDAWHTLRRQGGWHLLRDAFIRFRYGDGFSHSRAFALQLCLAVVPFLIALTGLISELGVEEGGQVVADTVLALTPGQSAQMVAELLGEGERVEDAGELALTLGLLTGLVALTTTMAQIERGANRIYGVERDRPALRKYLRAAVLAVTAGLPALAGFLILVGGGAMGDSVREHYEWGSLAHGIWDVIRFPLSLGLTVLAVAVLFRHAPRRNQPGVSWLLFGAGIATALWWSASLLLAGYVRFSDGFGQTYGALTGMMALLLWANLTGMALFGGLAFAAQLEALRIGVQEPAQPDLWEPDTDRVGLFDTGDMTAL; the protein is encoded by the coding sequence GTGAGTAGCACCCGGATCGTGCCGGAGACGCGCCTGATGGCGGACGAGGAGCTGTCCGCCGACGACGCCTGGCACACACTGCGCCGGCAGGGCGGCTGGCACCTGCTACGCGACGCGTTCATCAGGTTCCGCTACGGCGACGGGTTCAGCCACTCCCGGGCGTTCGCGCTGCAACTCTGCCTCGCCGTGGTGCCGTTCCTGATCGCCCTCACCGGGCTGATCTCCGAGCTGGGCGTCGAGGAGGGCGGCCAGGTGGTCGCCGACACCGTCCTGGCGCTCACCCCCGGGCAGAGCGCGCAGATGGTCGCCGAGCTGCTCGGCGAGGGCGAACGCGTCGAGGACGCCGGCGAGCTGGCGCTCACCCTCGGTCTGCTCACCGGGCTGGTCGCGCTGACCACCACGATGGCCCAGATCGAGCGGGGCGCCAACCGCATCTACGGTGTGGAACGGGACCGGCCGGCGCTGCGCAAATACCTGCGGGCCGCCGTGCTGGCCGTCACCGCCGGCCTGCCCGCGCTCGCCGGCTTCCTGATCCTGGTCGGTGGCGGCGCGATGGGCGACTCGGTACGCGAACACTACGAGTGGGGTTCGCTCGCCCACGGCATCTGGGACGTGATCCGCTTCCCGCTGAGCCTCGGGCTGACCGTCCTCGCCGTCGCCGTGCTCTTCCGGCACGCGCCCCGCCGCAACCAGCCCGGCGTGTCCTGGCTGCTGTTCGGCGCCGGAATCGCCACCGCCCTGTGGTGGTCGGCCAGCCTGCTGCTCGCCGGGTACGTGCGGTTCAGTGACGGTTTCGGGCAGACCTACGGCGCGTTGACCGGCATGATGGCGCTGCTGCTGTGGGCCAACCTGACCGGGATGGCGCTCTTCGGCGGGCTGGCCTTCGCCGCCCAACTGGAGGCGCTGCGCATCGGCGTGCAGGAGCCGGCCCAACCGGACCTGTGGGAGCCCGACACCGACCGCGTCGGGCTGTTCGACACCGGGGACATGACCGCCCTTTAG
- a CDS encoding YciI family protein, translating to MKYMLLMQFSAAGTDFPSIDTWTPEEIRAHIAFMGEVNDKLTAAGEWVDGQGLGGPQQARIVRAGDGGAPVVTEGPFAETKEFLAGFWVVDCASPERAVELAAYISTAPGPGGRPLNMPIEVHPVMSAPPQEV from the coding sequence ATGAAGTACATGCTGCTGATGCAGTTCAGCGCCGCCGGGACCGACTTCCCGAGCATCGACACCTGGACCCCGGAGGAGATCCGGGCGCACATCGCCTTCATGGGCGAGGTCAACGACAAGCTGACCGCCGCCGGTGAGTGGGTCGACGGGCAGGGCCTCGGCGGTCCGCAGCAGGCCCGGATCGTCCGCGCCGGGGACGGCGGGGCGCCGGTGGTGACCGAGGGGCCGTTCGCCGAGACGAAGGAGTTCCTGGCCGGCTTCTGGGTCGTGGACTGCGCGAGCCCGGAGCGGGCGGTGGAGCTGGCCGCGTACATCTCCACGGCGCCCGGCCCGGGTGGTCGGCCGCTGAACATGCCGATCGAGGTGCACCCGGTGATGTCCGCCCCGCCGCAGGAGGTGTGA
- a CDS encoding alpha/beta hydrolase: MSFFPGTFGLAELRLAMAAPEPAAGLTSDWRRVDGLRTHTRLGVRPGTDAPPVVLVHGLAVSHRYLTPLAAALAGTHPVYVPDLPGFGLSEHPRRAYDVRRHAAHLSAWLAAYGLPPVCLLGHSFGAEVAAALAATQPDAVRALVLAGPTSDPTARSRRAQVGRWLVDSTREAPLQAPILVRDVWNARPWRVLATLSHSVRNAIEADLVRIAAPTVVLGGAQDPVAPGAWRDQAARLVPDAEVAVVAGAPHNAPTTHPTAVADVIRRLLAPLPVLTDR, from the coding sequence GTGAGTTTCTTCCCCGGCACGTTCGGGCTCGCCGAGCTGCGCCTCGCCATGGCCGCGCCCGAGCCGGCGGCGGGGTTGACCAGTGACTGGCGGCGCGTCGACGGGCTGCGCACCCACACCCGGCTCGGCGTCCGCCCGGGGACCGACGCGCCGCCCGTGGTGCTGGTGCACGGGCTGGCCGTCTCGCACCGGTATCTCACCCCGCTGGCCGCCGCGCTCGCCGGCACCCATCCGGTGTACGTGCCGGACCTGCCCGGCTTCGGCCTGAGCGAGCACCCCCGCCGCGCGTACGACGTGCGCCGGCACGCCGCGCACCTGTCGGCCTGGCTGGCCGCGTACGGGTTGCCGCCGGTCTGTCTGCTCGGGCACTCGTTCGGCGCGGAGGTGGCCGCCGCGCTCGCCGCGACCCAGCCGGACGCGGTACGCGCGCTGGTGCTGGCCGGGCCGACCAGCGACCCGACCGCCCGCTCCCGCCGGGCGCAGGTCGGCCGGTGGCTGGTGGACAGCACCCGTGAGGCGCCGTTGCAGGCCCCGATCCTGGTGCGGGACGTCTGGAACGCCCGACCCTGGCGGGTCCTCGCGACGCTGTCGCACTCGGTCCGCAACGCCATCGAGGCGGACCTGGTGCGGATCGCCGCGCCGACGGTGGTGCTCGGCGGTGCCCAGGACCCGGTCGCGCCGGGGGCGTGGCGCGACCAGGCGGCCCGGCTGGTGCCGGACGCCGAGGTGGCCGTGGTCGCCGGTGCGCCGCACAACGCGCCGACGACACATCCGACAGCGGTGGCGGACGTGATCCGCCGCCTGCTCGCCCCGCTTCCCGTTCTCACGGACAGGTGA
- a CDS encoding cellulase family glycosylhydrolase, which produces MKTRLSVAGAAVLAMLVAALTFGQPAQAAAGFSVANGKLYDANGAEFVMRGVNHAHTWYPQQTSSFADVKALGANTVRVVLSSGDRWTRNTNADVANVISLCRANRLICVLEVHDTTGYGEQSGAITLARAVDYWLSIADVLTGQEPYVIVNIGNEPYGNQNYASWATDNAAAIKRLRAGGLTHTIMVDAPNWGQDWSFTMRDNAASVFAADPARNTVFSVHMYGVFDTAAEISDYLGRFRAAGLPIVVGEFGFNHSDGDPDEDAILAYSQANGIGWLGWSWSGNGGGVEYLDLATNFNPANLTTWGQRLFNGVNGIRQTAREASVFGGTPPPTTPPPTTPPPTTPPPAGGCTATYTVTNQWQGGFQGEVRVTAGASAITGWTTRWTFANGQSVTQSWNTALTSSGATVTARNVGHNGRLAAGASASFGFLGSWTGSNTTPQVSCTAS; this is translated from the coding sequence ATGAAGACTCGACTCTCCGTCGCCGGCGCGGCAGTGTTGGCGATGCTCGTCGCCGCGCTGACGTTCGGCCAGCCGGCGCAGGCCGCGGCCGGTTTCTCCGTCGCCAACGGCAAGCTGTACGACGCCAACGGCGCCGAATTCGTGATGCGCGGCGTCAACCACGCGCACACCTGGTACCCGCAGCAGACCAGCTCGTTCGCCGACGTGAAGGCGCTCGGCGCGAACACCGTGCGTGTGGTGCTCTCCAGCGGCGACCGGTGGACCCGCAACACCAACGCCGACGTCGCCAACGTCATCTCGCTGTGCCGGGCCAACCGGCTGATCTGTGTGCTGGAGGTGCACGACACCACCGGGTACGGCGAGCAGAGCGGGGCGATCACCCTCGCCCGCGCCGTCGACTACTGGCTCAGCATCGCCGACGTCCTCACCGGCCAGGAGCCGTACGTCATCGTCAACATCGGCAACGAGCCGTACGGCAACCAGAACTACGCCTCGTGGGCCACCGACAACGCCGCCGCGATCAAGCGCCTGCGCGCCGGCGGGCTGACCCACACGATCATGGTGGACGCGCCGAACTGGGGCCAGGACTGGTCGTTCACCATGCGCGACAACGCCGCGTCGGTCTTCGCCGCGGACCCGGCGCGCAACACCGTCTTCTCCGTCCACATGTACGGGGTGTTCGACACCGCCGCGGAGATCAGCGACTACCTGGGCCGGTTCCGCGCCGCCGGGCTGCCCATAGTGGTCGGCGAGTTCGGCTTCAACCACTCCGACGGGGACCCGGACGAGGACGCCATTCTCGCGTACAGCCAGGCCAACGGGATCGGCTGGCTGGGCTGGTCGTGGAGTGGTAACGGCGGCGGCGTCGAATACCTCGACCTGGCCACCAACTTCAACCCGGCCAACCTGACCACCTGGGGGCAGCGGCTGTTCAACGGGGTCAACGGCATCCGGCAGACCGCCCGGGAGGCCAGCGTCTTCGGCGGCACCCCGCCGCCGACCACGCCCCCGCCCACCACGCCTCCACCGACGACGCCCCCGCCCGCCGGTGGGTGTACGGCGACGTACACGGTGACCAACCAGTGGCAGGGCGGCTTCCAGGGCGAGGTACGGGTGACCGCCGGCGCCAGCGCGATCACGGGCTGGACCACCCGGTGGACCTTCGCCAACGGCCAGAGCGTCACCCAGTCCTGGAACACCGCGCTGACCAGCAGCGGAGCCACGGTGACCGCGCGCAACGTGGGGCACAACGGCCGACTCGCGGCCGGCGCCAGCGCCAGCTTCGGCTTCCTCGGTAGCTGGACCGGCAGCAACACCACACCGCAGGTGAGCTGCACCGCCAGTTGA